The following coding sequences are from one Formosa haliotis window:
- a CDS encoding RNA polymerase sigma factor, whose protein sequence is MTQSEFLNIVMPFKDKVYRLAKRLLVSNEEAEDATQEVLLKLWSNKKQMEAYKNVEAFSMTMTKNLCYDKLKSKQAQNLKIVHSNYEDHKTSLQKQIETEDSLDWVGKIIETLPEQQRMVIQLRDIEQYDLEEIAEMLNMKNTAVRVALSRARKAIREQLTNTHNYGIK, encoded by the coding sequence ATGACGCAGTCAGAATTTTTAAATATTGTAATGCCTTTTAAAGATAAGGTTTACCGTTTGGCCAAACGTCTGCTGGTATCTAATGAAGAGGCCGAAGATGCAACGCAGGAAGTGCTGTTAAAATTATGGTCTAATAAAAAGCAAATGGAAGCCTATAAAAACGTAGAAGCGTTTTCTATGACCATGACAAAGAATTTATGTTACGATAAATTAAAATCGAAACAAGCACAAAATTTAAAAATTGTACATAGTAATTACGAAGACCACAAAACAAGTCTTCAAAAACAAATTGAAACTGAAGATAGCCTAGATTGGGTTGGAAAAATTATAGAAACCTTGCCAGAACAACAACGTATGGTTATACAGTTACGAGATATTGAACAATACGATTTAGAAGAAATTGCAGAGATGCTAAATATGAAAAACACAGCGGTTAGAGTCGCTCTATCTAGAGCACGAAAAGCCATACGAGAACAATTAACTAATACACATAACTATGGTATTAAATAA
- a CDS encoding diphthine--ammonia ligase: MNITYFNWSTGKDSALALHEMLQDKTYSIKKLVTTVNSHYNRVSMHGLRVELLKAQTEAIGLPVQYIELPEQPNMDDYNSIMTLATTQLKTEGFTHAAFGDIFLEDLKFYREFQLMEVGLKAVFPLWKRNTKQLILEFLNLGFKAIVVCADAKYFNEDFVGSVLSLDVIENLPEGVDPCGENGEFHTFCFDGPLFKAPIPFEVGEKTYREYPAPNESSKPVGFWYCDLMPMEKSDHSLDRSNFNINSGS, from the coding sequence ATGAATATCACCTATTTTAATTGGAGTACCGGGAAAGATTCTGCTTTGGCTTTACACGAGATGTTGCAGGATAAAACCTATAGTATAAAGAAATTAGTAACCACCGTTAATTCACATTATAATCGTGTGTCTATGCACGGCTTACGTGTAGAATTACTGAAAGCACAAACGGAAGCTATCGGACTCCCAGTTCAATATATCGAATTGCCAGAACAGCCTAACATGGACGACTATAATAGCATCATGACTTTGGCTACAACTCAGTTAAAAACAGAAGGGTTTACGCATGCCGCTTTTGGCGATATTTTTTTAGAAGATTTAAAGTTTTACAGAGAGTTTCAGTTAATGGAAGTGGGGCTAAAAGCTGTATTTCCACTATGGAAACGGAATACGAAACAGTTAATTTTGGAATTTCTTAATTTAGGATTTAAAGCCATCGTGGTATGTGCCGATGCTAAATATTTTAATGAAGATTTTGTTGGGTCTGTACTTAGTTTAGATGTAATTGAAAATCTACCAGAAGGTGTCGATCCTTGCGGTGAAAATGGCGAATTCCACACCTTTTGTTTCGATGGTCCCTTATTTAAAGCTCCAATTCCTTTTGAGGTAGGGGAGAAAACGTATCGAGAATATCCTGCTCCTAATGAAAGCTCCAAGCCAGTCGGGTTTTGGTACTGTGATTTAATGCCTATGGAAAAAAGTGACCACAGTCTAGATAGAAGCAATTTTAACATCAATTCTGGAAGCTAA
- a CDS encoding arsenite methyltransferase — MKKEQELKDIVKANYTKIAEQNKVVNASSCCGATPPTNKVYNIMMDDYSKTEGYMPDADLGLGCGLPTQFAKIQNGDTVIDLGSGAGNDCFVARHEVGHEGKVIGIDFTPIMVEKARVNAEKLGYNNVEFREGDIDDMPVNDNVADVVVSNCVLNLVPNKQKVISEIFRVLKPGGHFSISDVVLVGELPEGLRNDAEMYAGCVAGAIQKSEYLQFIDDSGFKSVTIQKEKPISIPDDILETYLNPEELTQFKTGNTGIFSITVYAEKGGAKLEKPKVKLSDIQATAGSCDASTGCC, encoded by the coding sequence ATGAAAAAAGAACAAGAATTAAAGGATATTGTAAAAGCAAATTATACCAAAATTGCAGAACAAAATAAAGTGGTTAATGCCTCATCATGTTGCGGAGCTACGCCACCAACAAATAAAGTGTATAATATTATGATGGATGACTACTCTAAAACAGAAGGGTATATGCCAGATGCCGATTTAGGTTTAGGTTGTGGTTTGCCAACACAATTTGCTAAAATTCAAAACGGAGATACAGTTATAGATTTAGGTTCGGGAGCAGGAAACGATTGTTTTGTTGCACGTCATGAAGTAGGACACGAAGGTAAAGTAATAGGCATAGATTTCACGCCTATTATGGTTGAAAAAGCACGAGTTAATGCAGAGAAATTAGGGTATAATAATGTAGAATTTAGAGAAGGCGATATAGATGATATGCCTGTAAATGATAATGTAGCCGATGTTGTAGTAAGCAATTGTGTACTTAATTTAGTACCAAATAAACAAAAAGTTATTTCTGAAATTTTTAGAGTATTAAAACCAGGAGGACATTTTAGTATTTCCGATGTCGTACTAGTAGGAGAGCTTCCAGAAGGTCTGCGTAACGATGCCGAAATGTATGCCGGCTGTGTGGCTGGAGCGATTCAGAAATCAGAGTATTTACAATTTATAGATGATAGCGGATTTAAGTCGGTTACAATTCAAAAGGAAAAACCTATTAGCATTCCAGATGATATTTTAGAGACATATCTTAATCCCGAAGAGTTGACTCAATTTAAAACGGGTAACACTGGAATTTTCAGTATTACAGTTTACGCAGAAAAAGGTGGTGCAAAATTAGAAAAGCCAAAAGTAAAACTTAGTGATATTCAGGCCACCGCAGGGAGTTGCGATGCCAGCACAGGATGTTGTTAA
- a CDS encoding S41 family peptidase → MQYFKPFLYLGVLMCCLTNCSKDQDDFPVTNSEINDFVWKGMNVFYLYKDDVPDLADTRFNSNSEYQSYLNSFSNPEDLFYNLLYNRQLEDRFSWITDDYIALEQQFSGEYITHGMEYGLVKLSSGSAVFGYVRYVMPNTDAERKGIKRGDLFNRVNGENLYYNSPLDSNIDLMQGSSYTIGLATYNNQGTEDKSDDTVESIADEIALTKSSYTENPIHDQKILDINGKKVGYLMYNGFTGTNAFDSQLNATFGSFRSGGVTDLVLDLRYNPGGSVSTATWLASMITGQYTGEVFVQEQWNSDWQSYFEANSPESLKNPFTDVMEKRNSSNSVVFSETLNHLNLNKVYVITTQSTASASELVINGLEPYIDVVQVGDVTVGKYQASRTLYDSPTYSKSEVNPTHTYAMQPLIFKSLNAAGKTDYYEGLDPDIPLKEDYGNLGVLGDVKEPLLEAALQDIRGTSRKVYTKETFGLEELSNSKSNIPLPNAMYVD, encoded by the coding sequence ATGCAATACTTTAAACCATTTCTGTATTTAGGTGTGCTAATGTGCTGCCTTACTAACTGCTCTAAAGACCAAGACGATTTTCCAGTTACCAATTCTGAAATTAACGATTTTGTTTGGAAAGGAATGAACGTGTTTTACTTATACAAAGACGACGTACCAGACTTGGCCGATACTCGATTTAATTCTAATTCAGAATATCAGAGTTATTTAAACTCTTTTTCTAATCCAGAAGATTTATTTTACAACCTATTATATAACAGACAACTTGAAGATCGCTTTAGTTGGATAACCGATGATTATATTGCTTTAGAGCAACAGTTTAGTGGTGAGTATATAACGCACGGTATGGAATATGGTTTGGTAAAATTATCGTCTGGAAGTGCTGTTTTTGGTTATGTGCGTTACGTTATGCCGAATACCGATGCCGAACGTAAAGGGATAAAACGTGGGGATCTTTTTAACCGTGTTAATGGAGAAAATTTGTATTATAACTCACCTTTAGATTCCAATATAGATCTTATGCAAGGTAGCAGTTATACTATAGGTTTGGCAACTTATAATAATCAAGGTACAGAAGATAAGAGCGACGATACCGTTGAAAGTATTGCAGATGAAATTGCCTTGACAAAATCGAGCTACACAGAAAACCCAATTCACGATCAGAAAATTTTAGACATTAACGGTAAAAAAGTAGGGTATTTAATGTACAATGGTTTTACAGGAACAAATGCTTTCGATTCTCAATTAAACGCTACTTTCGGATCGTTTAGATCTGGAGGAGTAACCGATTTGGTACTCGATTTACGCTATAACCCAGGAGGATCGGTAAGTACGGCTACGTGGTTAGCGTCTATGATTACGGGACAGTATACGGGAGAAGTATTTGTACAAGAACAATGGAATAGTGATTGGCAATCGTATTTTGAAGCTAATAGTCCGGAGTCTTTAAAAAATCCGTTTACCGATGTTATGGAAAAACGAAATTCCTCAAATTCGGTGGTATTTAGCGAAACCTTAAATCATTTAAATTTAAATAAAGTGTACGTTATTACTACGCAAAGTACAGCTTCTGCGAGCGAGCTTGTTATAAACGGACTAGAGCCTTATATTGATGTGGTACAAGTAGGAGATGTTACCGTGGGTAAATATCAAGCTTCTAGAACACTTTACGATTCTCCTACCTATAGCAAATCCGAAGTTAATCCTACCCATACGTACGCCATGCAACCTTTAATTTTTAAATCGTTAAACGCTGCCGGTAAAACTGATTATTATGAAGGTTTAGATCCAGATATTCCTTTAAAAGAAGATTATGGAAACTTGGGTGTTTTAGGCGATGTAAAAGAACCTTTATTAGAGGCTGCTCTTCAAGATATTAGGGGTACTAGCAGAAAAGTGTATACCAAGGAAACTTTTGGATTAGAAGAATTAAGTAACAGTAAATCTAATATACCGTTACCTAATGCCATGTATGTAGATTAA
- a CDS encoding ArsR/SmtB family transcription factor, with protein sequence MKTQDIISTEQEQMARYAKAMGHPIRMHVLDLLSKQSCCYSGDLSDVFPIAKSTLSQHLKELKKAGLIQGEIEAPKVRYCIHPENWKEAQQLFKKLFAL encoded by the coding sequence TTGAAAACTCAAGACATTATTTCTACAGAGCAGGAGCAAATGGCACGCTATGCTAAAGCGATGGGACATCCTATTCGTATGCATGTGTTAGACTTACTTTCTAAACAAAGTTGTTGTTACAGTGGCGATTTAAGTGATGTTTTTCCAATTGCTAAATCTACCTTGTCGCAACATTTAAAAGAATTAAAAAAAGCAGGGCTTATTCAAGGTGAAATAGAAGCCCCTAAAGTAAGGTATTGCATTCACCCCGAAAACTGGAAAGAAGCCCAACAACTCTTTAAAAAACTCTTCGCTTTATAG